Below is a genomic region from Phragmitibacter flavus.
AAAGGCACTTCTCCAGACGACCTCGTAACGTCGCGAACGGGGCCTTTGGAGGCCATGTGCGCGGGGCCATAAGCGCCTCCTGCATGCTTCAAGGTATTCTCAGCCCCGTTCATCAACACTTGGCTGTCTTTCTGGAAATCAGCGTAGAGGGAGGGATCCATGCCGCCGAACAAGGTCGCGGTTACGGTGGCACGACCAAACTTGCCATACTCGACATCATCCACCCAGGCGGGCATCCAGCGGCTGCGGATGAAGGCCTTGTGGACTTCGGTTTGAACCTGGGCGGCACGCTGGGTGGCAGGCTCATCCAGCCAGATGTCTGAGATGTGGAAGCGGGTGAACACCCCGTCGGGCGTGGGCTTCCAAGTGATCCCAAGCAGGACGGCCTGGCCATCGAGCGATTTTTTCCCGCTGACAGGCCAGATGCCTTCGGCCACGAGGTCTGCCGGGGTCAGGGACTCGCGACCGCGCCAGATGCGGGTGGCGGCGTCGAAGGTCAGCTTTTCCTCGCCGGTCTTGCCATCTCCGCCAGCCTTCGGTTCACGAATGGCGACGATCAATCCTTCGTTGTTTTTGGAGAGCTCAAGTTCTTTGAGTTTCCAGACCAATCCTTCGCGCTGGCAGTGGCTGGGTTCGTCCTCAAGCAGCAGGACGTGGTTCTCGGCGGGTGCAACACCCAGTCCACTGTAGCCTGCGGTTTTCTCCTTATTGTTGACCGGCAACACCGGCACGGCGGAGAGTTCCGGATCAGGAGGAAGATAAGCACGGACGTGCATCACGGTGCCAAGCGGGATATCGCGGAGATCTGCTGGTGCGCCGTGGTATCGGACGATGCCGTAGGGCAACAGGGCGAAGGGTTGCGGGGCGTTGCGGAAATACGTCCCCGCACTTGCCACGCGAACGCTGCCACGGCGGTTGGCATGATCCACGAACACCAGTTCACCCCGGTAAGCGTGCGCTTTTTCGAGCGGTGGAAACTTCCCCGCCTCGGGGCGAAACGGCTCGTCTGCGGCAGCGGCGCTGATGACGCATAAACCCAGAACGAAGAACAACGAACCAAGAACCAAGAACTGTTGTTTCATAGTGCGATCACCTGGTTGCTGTCGCCGAACTTGTCGATCTCCACACCCATGCGTTGGGCCATGAGGAGCAGCAGGTTGCTCATGTGGGCGTCGCTGTTCACCGGGCGGCTGCAGACCTGGTAATGCGCGGTGGTGAGCGCGCCGTCCGCCCCGAACGTGTAGCCCTCGAATCCCGGGGCGGCCTTGTTGAAATCCAAATGCTGACCATGCTTCAGTCCAAGGTCGGAGCCGCCGGCGAGCACCAGCGGGAGGTTGGCATTGCCATGGCTGTGACCGTAGGACATGCCGCTGCCGAAAAGCGACATGGTGGAACCGAGCAATGACTTGCCGTGAAGGTCCTTGGTTTCCGAGAGTCGCGTGAGGAAGTAACTGAACTGCTCAATGGCAAAGGTGTCGTAGTTGGTGAGTTTCTCGATGTAGTCTGCATCACCTCCGTGGTGACTGAGTTGATGGCGCGACTCGGTAATTCCGATTTCGGGAATCGCGATCGCCTGGCCTTCGCCACCGAGGCTGAAGGTGGCCACGCGGGTGACATCCGTCTGAAACGCCAGCACCATCAAGTCATAGACTGCGCGGAAATAATCACCTGCCAGAGTGTCGGCGATGTCGCGGTTGGTGCGTTTGGCATCGGCTTCTGAAATGGCGGGCAGCGGCGTATCGAGCCATGCATCGGCCCGCCGCGTGCGGATCTCCGCCTCGCGCACGGAAGTGAGGTATTGATCCATGCGTCCCTTGTCCTCAGAGCCCATTTTTTTGTCGAGGCGGCGAACTTCAGCGAGGTTGTCATCGAGCACGCTGCCTTTGCGACGAAGGGCCCGTCGCTGGGATGCGATGCCGCCTTTTGGCTCGGCAAACATGGAGGAAAAGATCTCGCTGCAACGACGCAACGCGGGCAGACGCACACCGTCGGCAGTCCAAGCGAGCGACTCCTGGGTGATGGCAACTTCGAGAGATGGGTAGCGGGTATGCTGCGCGGTGACCGCGGCCATTTGTTGGTCGACGGAAATGGTATTGCGATCAGTCGGCCCGAGCTTTCCACCGGTCAGCCAGATGCTGATGCAGTTATGGTGGTGACTGAGGCCTCCCGGATGATGCAATCCGCTGATGGGCGTGATGGACTCGCGATGTTTCTCCAGAGGCAAAAGCGACCGGGAAAACTGGTAGTCTTTCCCGGAAGTGGTGATCTGGTAGTTCAGCGAGTGAACGCCGTTGGCAAGATAAATGAAGGCGCTGCGCCGTGGCGTGGCGGTAATTTTCTCCGCAGCCGTGGCCCTGAACGGGACCATGCATTCCAGCAGCGGCAGGGAGATAAAAGTGCCCATCGCGCGAAGCGCATGCCGACGGTCAATCAGCCAGGATTGGGAGAGGTAGTTGCTCATGGTTTTTGGTTCCTAGTGCTTGGTTCTTAGTTCTTCGTTGAGGAGTTTGCGAGGGCTGGAGGCGCTGAGGAGATAGCGGATAAATCCTCCGACTTTGGAATGAGTTCGAGCGGCTTTTTCGTAGAGGGAGGCGAATTCAGCCTGCGTAATGTAGGTCTGGTCCAAGGCGACGTAGAGCTGACTCTGAACCTCTGAGCATGAGCGCTGCGAGTAGTGCAGATACTTGACGAACTCGGCGTTACTTCCCCCATCGAATCCCTCGGCGATATTGTGCATGGCCGAGCCTGAGGCACGAGTCATCTGATCCCGCAGTCCAAAATCTTTCGCAAACGCACCTTGCATCGCCACGACATAGACTTGCCTCGTCAGCTCCCGCGCCAACTGCCAGCCTTCAATGTCTTCGAAGCGACGGATACTCATTTTTTTTGTGCTTGGTTCTTAGTTCTTGGTTCTTGGTTCGGTTCCCAGCTTCTTGGTGTCGAGATTAACAAAGAACAAAGCACCAAGAACTAGGAACTTCATCTTTTCCGCATCAGTTCTGACATGGCCACGGCCCGGATGATGTCCTTGACCCCGTATTGGTTTTTCTTGGCCTCTGCCTCGATGGCGTTGAGGTCGTCCTGATCATCAACGGTCATTACGCGGCGTAGGCCGTAGGTGCAGAGGTGTTCGATGAAGGCGCGCACAAACTTGTCGCGGTCTTCAATCAAGAGGCGTTTGAATTCGGTGGAATCCTTGAAGGAACGGCCATCGGGCATTTGGCCGGAGGGATCGACCTGCGGGTCGGCTCCGACTCCCGCCGGGATCTTCTCATGAGTGCGCCATTGACCGATGGCATCGTAGTTTTCCCAGGCGAGGCCCAAAGGGTCAATTTTGGCATGGCATGAGGCGCAATTCGCGTCGCTGGCGTGGGCTTCCAGTTTGTCGCGCAGGGTAGCCTTCGGGCTTTTGGGCGGATTGGGTTCAATGGCAGGCACGTTGGCGGGCGGCGGCGGCGGTGTCTTGCCCAAGATCACTTCGCTGAGCCAGACACCGCGATGCACCGGGCGATGGCGGGTTCCATCCGAAGTCAACCCGAGCGCTGCGCCCATCGTGAGCAGACCGCCGCGACGATCCTCGGGTTTGAGAGAGACGCGTTGGAAGCCGTCTGCTTTTGGCTCTGGAAGACCGTAGAAATCGCTGAGCCGGGTATTGACCATGGTCCAGTCGGAATCGAGGAAGCCTTCCATTGGCAGGTTTTTCGTAAGCATCTCACGGAAAAACTCCACTGGCTCCTCCCGCATGCTCATCTCGAGCCAACGGTCATAGTTGGGGTAAAGTTTCTTGTCCGGCGGGAACATTCCCACGCGATGCAGTTGCATCCATTGCCTTGAAAAATCGTCGATGAAGCGGTTGATCCGACTGTCGGTCAACATCCGGTCCACCTCTTGTTTAAGTCCCCCGCCATTCAGGGTGCCGCCTTTGGCTGCAGAAAAAAGGGCGTCATCCGGCATCGAACTCCACAGAAAATACGAGAGCCTTGAGGCGAGTTCCCAATCATTGAGACGCTCGCGGGCCATCGGATCACCTTCAACGAGATAGAGGAAATTTCGGGAGGTCAGCACGCCCAGCATCGCCACACGATAAGCTTCGACAGGCTTTTCGCCCGCCTCGCGTTCGGCAAGGTAGGATTTCAGATACCCGTCCAACTCCTCCTTCTGGACCGGCCGCCGCCAAGCACGCTCGGCGAAACGTTGCAGGTGCTGTGCAACCACCTCGGGGGTCGCGTCATCAGAGGGCACGAGGTCGTTCCGCAGGGACTTTTCTGCGTCGGTCTCCAGCGGTCCCTCCCATTCGATCCAATCAAGGAGCACCGTTGAAAAAATCCCATTTCCCTTGTCATCGAACATCTGCGGGGCGTTCGGGTTGAGGAGCAGGGTCTCGCTGCTGTGCGTGAAGATATACCCCCCCCTACTGGAAAGCGCATTGCGGAAGGCGGCGCCGCTGCGTCGGTCCACCACATCGGTGGCCACCACACAGAAATAGAGCGTTGCGGGCATCTCCAGCATCACATCGAATTCATAAACCTGCGGTTTGTCCTCCGCTGCCGTGATGTCGAAATCGATGATGCCGTCCACCGTTTCCTCGCCGGTGCGCGTGCCGATGCTCAAATGCGCGGGCTGACCGCCGGGAGGACGGACGCCACTGGCCTGGACGCGCATGCGATAAAGTCCGCTGTGTTCCGGGCCCGTTTTACCGAACCAGTTGGTCGAGAGCGCGTTCTGGATGGTGCCGGGGAACATGAGAAATCGCAGCGGTCGTTTGATGCCGAGCCGGTCCAGCGCCTCCTGTTGGGCCTCCCCGCCGCCGTAGCGCAATTCGGCCGCAGTCTTGCGCACCTTGCGCGTCTCAACGGACAATGTGGGAAAGGCGCGATCGAGCACAAGCTCCGCCGCGCGGTAATAACGATCGACATGCGATGGCGAAAGCGAAAGCTCCGATCCAAGACGCTCAAAACCATGCCACAGCGTGTCTTCGTTCAACTCACCCGGCTTGGACGGATCATAGCGCACCCCGAGCAGGTCATACACGGTGTTTTGATACTCCTTCCGGCTCATGCGATAATGCGCCACCGCAGGTCGCGCCGCCATCCTCCCCGCCCGACCCGCCTTGATCTTCGAGTCCAGGTTCGTGACAAACGCCGCGATCTCCTCCTGAGTCGGTTGCTTCTCCTTTTTCGGAGGCATCCCGCCGGAATTGACCTGTTCGATCACCTCCGCCCAATGATGAGAATCCGCACCCAACTTGAAATCGCGCGAGAGCTGGTCGATCCGCAAGTCACCTTTCTCCTTGTCGGGACCATGACAGCTGATGCAATGCTTTTCCAGAAAGGCGTCCAACGGCTCGGCTGCGCCGACGGAGCGTGAAAGACCAAGTTCGGCGACAAGGATGGCTGAAAGGCTAAAAACGAAACGGGTCATGGGATTGAGATCACAACGAAACTGGTGCCGCGTTTTATCGTGATCCCCGAGTCTTGAGGGTGGGCACACGGAAGAAAAGGTGGCGAATCTCATTTACGGTTTCACCTGATGAATTCCTTCACCACTTTGCCAAACTCCAGAGGTTCGCTCTCCTCTCGGCGTGCCTTGGAAACGAGAAATCAACGACGGGTAAGCGCTGAGCCGCGTCCGTGGATGTTCCCATCGACCTAATAAAACACACCGGCCTTGAGAAGATCGAACCTCGCTCTCCAGCAAACCACACGTGCAAAGCCAGGCCACCCCGTGGGATTCCCTTGTTGATAGTATACTCATCCTGGATAAGTAATATTCTCATTCCCCCGAGATATTTCGCCTTATCTCTCCCACCTTCTTCCCATGCCGCTCCCGTTGCCGCGCCTTCCCTTTCGCGCCCTCATTCTGACACTTCTGGTGTTGCCCTGGTCCCTTTCGCAAACCGCGCATGCCGCCGATCCGTATCTGGTGAAGGACATCAATACCGTGCTGCGCAATGATGCTTCAGACCCGTATGATCTTTGTGTTATCGGTTCCACCACCTATTTCACTGCTTTCAGCCCTGCCACTGGCAGGGAACTTTGGAAGTCCGACGGCACAGAGGCTGGCACCGTCTTGGTTAAGGACATCGCAGCCGGCAGCATGGGCGCCAACATCACCGCCCTCGCCGCAATGAACGGAATCCTCTATTTCCGCGCCGATGATGGCATCCACGGCACGGAACTGTGGAAAAGCGACGGCACAGAACAAGGCACTTTGATGTTGAAGGACGCCACTCCTGGTGCCGCCTCATCAGTGATCGACCGGCTAACCCCCGTGGGAAGCACCCTCTACTTCACCATTTCAGAGAGTGGCCTTCTCGTTACCTCTCCCAACGGTCATGTCTCCACCCCCTTGGATCAATCCCTATGGAAAACGGACGGCACTGCTGACGGCACCGTCAAGGTAAAGGATCTCAATCCTTACGCCCATGGCTACGAGAGATTTGGCGACTTAACCCCAGCAGGCAACCATCTTTTTTTCATGCACTACACCGCTGCCCACGGCTCGGAGCTTTGGAAAAGCGATGGCACAGAGCAAGGCACAGGCATGGTGAAGGATATCCGCCCCGGCACCGGCGGCTCCGTTCCCAGTCATCTCACCGTTGTAGGCAGCACGCTCTATTTCAGCGCCAACGATGGCTCCACCGGTGGGGAGCTTTGGAAGAGCGATGGCACCGAGCAAGGAACTACCCTGGTAAAAGACTTCATCCCAGGTGCGACCAGTTCCAATCCCACTGCACTAACCGCTTTTGGCGACCATCTCTATCTCCGGGCCACCGATAGCACCCATGGGGCAGAGCTGTGGAAGAGCGATGGCACCGCGCTAGGCACCACCTTGGTAAAGGACATCAGTGATGGCTCTGCAAGTTCCTCCCCCTATGCATTTGCGGTGATCAATGGCTCGCTTTATTTCTCAGCCTCCGATGGCAACCTCGGCGTTGAGTTGTGGCGCACCGATGGCACCGCCGCAGGCACCATGCTGGTGAAGGATATCAACCCCGGCCCCGGTAACTCATCCCCTTCTGGACTATTTCCAGTGGGCAGCACCTTCTACTTCACCGCCAACGATGGAATCCATGGCACGGAGCTGTGGAAGACAGACGGCACCGCCGCTGGCACGACCATGGTGAAGGATATCCGCGAAGGCCTCACGCCCTCCACCATCTATTATTTCACCGCATCCGGCAACATCCTTCACTTCGCGGTTTCCGATGGCGTCCACGGGCTCGAGCTTTGGAAAAGCGATGGCACTGCGGGAGGCACCACGATGGTGAAGGACATCAATGGCGGCAGCCACTCCTCCGACATTTCCCATCCCATCTCCTTCAATGGCGTGCTTTATTACCAGGCTGACGATGGCATCCATGGAAAGGAACTGTGGCGCAGCGATGGCACCGTTGGAGGCACCCGCATGGTGAAAGATATCGCACCCGGCCCCAATCATTCCTTCCCCTACGGCTTTAGGATTAAGGACGGCAAGCTCTACTTCATGGTCACGGACTCTTCCGGCAGTTCCTCCGGCTGGTGGTGCAGCGACGGCACCGAGGAAGGCACTCAGCTCGTCAATTCCAACATCCAAAACTTCTATTCCGCCTTCGTGATGGGGAATTCTTTTTATTACCTCGATTACAGCTTCCAAACCTTTGCGTATTCTGATTTGTTCCGCACCGATGGCACAACGGAAAGCACCGTGTTGGTCAAAGATCTGGATGAAGTAACCAGCTTGGGTATCCAACAAGTCTTGGGCAACAGCATTTATTTCATGGGCGGCACTGCTGCTGAGGGCATCGGCCTGTGGAAGAGCGATGGCACCACGGCTGGCACTACCCTGGTGAAGCCCTTCGTGCTCCCCAGCCCAGTCATATTCTTCATTGGTCAGGGTGGCAGCACCATCATGAACAACACTCTTTACCTCGTCGCAGACGATGGCACCCATGGCTCCGAGCTTTGGAAGAGTGATGGCACCTCCGCAGGCACCACGCTGGTAAAAGACATCCTCAGCGGCAGCGGGAACTTCAGGATTTCTTTCCTGACGGCAGGCTCCAATTTGATTTACTTCCTCGTCGATGGAGAAAATATTCAGAAGCAGCTGTGGCGCAGCGATGGCACCGCGCAGGGCACCTTCTCCCTTTTTGAAATCGCCCCAACCCCCTTCCCACTCAACCCGCCCCTCCGTGAACTCATCGTGGTAGGCGACACGGTTTTCTTTGGGAACTACAGTCCAGAAACCGGCGCTGAGCTCTGGAAAAGCGACGGCACCATCGCAGGCACCGGCATGGTGAAGGACATCAAGCCTGGCAGCGAAGGTAGCGCTATCGAAAGCCAAAGCGTTCACAACGGTCTCCTCTATTTTTCGGCAAACGATGGCATCCATGGCCACGAACTATGGCGCTCCGATGGCACTGAAGCAGGCACCGTGATGGTGAGTGATGTCTCACCCGGCAGCGTTGGCTCAAGCCCCATCATCCTGGCAAAGGCAGGCAACCTGCTGTATTTCACCGCCTCAAACGGGGATCAAGGCAGGGAGCTCTGGGCTCTCCCCCTCGCCGCAGATTACACTCCGCCCAGCGGTGGAACGTTCACACTAACTCCCGCCACCTCCATCGATCCAGGCACAACACTCACCCTCACCTTTGCTGACTGGGTGGATGCAGATGCAGCCTCTCTTCCGCTCACCTACTCGATCTTGGTGAATGGAGACGTCGTATCCCCATCAGGTCCCACCGCGTCTCGCAATTTTGCCTCGCCAGTTACTCCCGGCGTCCACACCATCACAGGCCGCATCCACGATTCTGCCAATAACCTCACCGATGTTATCTCTAGCTTCACCGTCAACACCCCGCTGCAGACTTGGCGCAGAACCTACTTCGGCAGCACCTCCAACACCGGCACCGCCGCAGACACTGCCGATTTCGACCACGATGGCATCGCCAACCTTCTCGAATGGGCGACCGCACGGAATCCCACCATCGCCAGCACCCTGCCAGTCACCACCACCCTCAACAGCTTCACCGACAAGATTGAGTTCACCTACATTCGCAGTCGCGCCGCTTTCACTTCCGGCACCACCTACACCGTCGAGTGGAGCGACACCCTCGCCCCCAACAGCTGGAGCGATCTCGACGTGGAAGAAGTTTCCGTCATTGAAGTTGATGACGACACCGAGTCTGTCTTTTCACGAATCCCCGCTGGCAACCTCGGCAGACGCTTCGTCCGCCTTCGCGTCACGGCACCGTAGTTACAGCTATCCCAACTCAAATGAAGCCAGGCAGAGACCAGGAACGAGACCTTCTCCACTCCGAGCCTGGTGGGCAGGTAACCCGAAGGATTTGCTCGTCTTTCTCTCCCCTCCCTTCTAATCTAATCTAGGACTTCAAAGCCTCCCTCCGGATCTTATTGCATGACTGTTGTATACCTATCACGCCGCCTCAGGTTGCTTGCCTTCGCCACACTCACCATCGCATTGGTATTTGTCTCACTTGGTCTTCACCTTCAGGCAAACCCCTTCTTGGTAAAGGACATCAATTCCAGCACCTCAAAATCCAGCAGCATTCCCGGGTCGCCGCTCAAGGTCGGTTCCGTCACTTTCTTTTCCGCCGTTACCCCGGAGGCTGGCAACGAACTATGGAAGACCGACGGCACTGCCGCAGGCACCCAGATGGTCGCGGATATCTATCCTGGTTCCAACAGCTCCATGTTTACCGGTCCTATGGCCGCGATCGGCAGCACGGTCTTCTTCGTTGCCTCCCATCCCGTTCATGGCCGCGAGCTCTGGAAGAGCGATGGCACCGCCGCAGGCACCATGATGGTGAAAGACATCAACCCCGGCCCCGGCCAATCCAATCCAGACAAGTTTATCGTGATGAACAACACGCTCTACTTCATCGCCACCGCCTTCACCAATGGAAACAAAGGCCTATGGAAAACTGATGGCACCGAGGCAGGCACCGAACAAGTAAAGCATCTCTACTCCATCAATCACCTTACTGTCGTAGGCGACACCCTCTTCTTCGCCGCCGCCGCCAGCACTTTCAATGTGGAACTGTGGAAGAGCGACGGCACCACCCAAGGCACGGTAGAGGTAAAGGACCTCCTCCCTGGCAATTCCAGCTCTTTTCCCTCGGAACTCACCGCCATGGGCGGCACCCTCTACTTTGCCGTCGCAGATGGCACCCACGGCCTCGAACTGTGGCGCAGCGATGGCACCAACGACGGCACGGTCATCGTGAAGGACATCAACCCCGGCACCGATGGGTCCAACCTGCGCTACTTCAAGGCCATGGGCAATGCGGTCTACTTCTCTGCCAACTCCCCCGCCACCGGCGAAAAACTGTGGAAGACCGATGGCACCGAGGAAGGCACCATCCCCATTTCAGGCAGCACATTCGGCGAAGGACCCTACTACATCAATTCCCTAACCACCGCTGGCAATACCCTCTACTTTGTGGGGACAGATGCCACCAATGGCGCCGAGCTATGGAAGAGCGATGGCACCATCGCCGGCACCGCGCTGGTGAAAGACATCCGCCCCGGCAACACCCCTACCGCCGAGAGCCAAATCTCGCACATTATCCCGGTTGGAAATTCCATCTACTTCTCCGCCGATGATGGCGTCCACGGAGAAGAACTGTGGAAGAGCAATGGCACCCTCGCAGGCACCGCTCTGGTGAAGGACATCAACCCTAGCTTTCTCCGCGGACTCCCCGAGTCCCTTGTCGAGATGAATGGCATTGTCTATTTCAGCGCCGAAGATGGCATCCATGGCTTTGAGCTCTGGCGCAGCGATGGCAGTGCCTCAGGCACCTTCATGCTGAAGGATATCAATCTCCGCACAGGGAACAGCTCCCTTGTCCAACCCGTGAAAGTGGGGGATTTGCTGTATTTCTCTGCGAACAATGACACCGCTGGAAACGAGCTGTGGAAAAGCGATGGCACTGCCGCAGGCACTACCATGGTGAAAGACATCTTCCCATCCTTCCCCAGCTCTGTATTTACTCCACTGGCCGCCATCGGCAGCACCCTTTATTTCTCCGCCATCGACAGCCACAGCAACGGCATCGAGCTGTGGAAATCCGACGGCACGACGAACGGCACCGTTCTCGTCAAAAACATCAATTCCAGTTCTGCCGATTCCCTTCCCAGCTCAGGCATGGTCATGGGCGATACCCTTTACTTCAGCGCCTTCACTGGGACGCAAGGTCACGAGCTATGGAAAAGCGATGGCACCTCTGCGGGCACCATTATCGTGAAGGACATCTTCCCCGGGTCCGGCAATTCCTCCCACGCCAAGCCCCTCATTGTGCACAACAACAAGCTCTACTTTACCGCCAGCACCAGCGCCACCGGCACC
It encodes:
- a CDS encoding DUF1552 domain-containing protein: MSNYLSQSWLIDRRHALRAMGTFISLPLLECMVPFRATAAEKITATPRRSAFIYLANGVHSLNYQITTSGKDYQFSRSLLPLEKHRESITPISGLHHPGGLSHHHNCISIWLTGGKLGPTDRNTISVDQQMAAVTAQHTRYPSLEVAITQESLAWTADGVRLPALRRCSEIFSSMFAEPKGGIASQRRALRRKGSVLDDNLAEVRRLDKKMGSEDKGRMDQYLTSVREAEIRTRRADAWLDTPLPAISEADAKRTNRDIADTLAGDYFRAVYDLMVLAFQTDVTRVATFSLGGEGQAIAIPEIGITESRHQLSHHGGDADYIEKLTNYDTFAIEQFSYFLTRLSETKDLHGKSLLGSTMSLFGSGMSYGHSHGNANLPLVLAGGSDLGLKHGQHLDFNKAAPGFEGYTFGADGALTTAHYQVCSRPVNSDAHMSNLLLLMAQRMGVEIDKFGDSNQVIAL
- a CDS encoding four helix bundle protein, producing MSIRRFEDIEGWQLARELTRQVYVVAMQGAFAKDFGLRDQMTRASGSAMHNIAEGFDGGSNAEFVKYLHYSQRSCSEVQSQLYVALDQTYITQAEFASLYEKAARTHSKVGGFIRYLLSASSPRKLLNEELRTKH
- a CDS encoding DUF1592 domain-containing protein; this encodes MTRFVFSLSAILVAELGLSRSVGAAEPLDAFLEKHCISCHGPDKEKGDLRIDQLSRDFKLGADSHHWAEVIEQVNSGGMPPKKEKQPTQEEIAAFVTNLDSKIKAGRAGRMAARPAVAHYRMSRKEYQNTVYDLLGVRYDPSKPGELNEDTLWHGFERLGSELSLSPSHVDRYYRAAELVLDRAFPTLSVETRKVRKTAAELRYGGGEAQQEALDRLGIKRPLRFLMFPGTIQNALSTNWFGKTGPEHSGLYRMRVQASGVRPPGGQPAHLSIGTRTGEETVDGIIDFDITAAEDKPQVYEFDVMLEMPATLYFCVVATDVVDRRSGAAFRNALSSRGGYIFTHSSETLLLNPNAPQMFDDKGNGIFSTVLLDWIEWEGPLETDAEKSLRNDLVPSDDATPEVVAQHLQRFAERAWRRPVQKEELDGYLKSYLAEREAGEKPVEAYRVAMLGVLTSRNFLYLVEGDPMARERLNDWELASRLSYFLWSSMPDDALFSAAKGGTLNGGGLKQEVDRMLTDSRINRFIDDFSRQWMQLHRVGMFPPDKKLYPNYDRWLEMSMREEPVEFFREMLTKNLPMEGFLDSDWTMVNTRLSDFYGLPEPKADGFQRVSLKPEDRRGGLLTMGAALGLTSDGTRHRPVHRGVWLSEVILGKTPPPPPANVPAIEPNPPKSPKATLRDKLEAHASDANCASCHAKIDPLGLAWENYDAIGQWRTHEKIPAGVGADPQVDPSGQMPDGRSFKDSTEFKRLLIEDRDKFVRAFIEHLCTYGLRRVMTVDDQDDLNAIEAEAKKNQYGVKDIIRAVAMSELMRKR
- a CDS encoding ELWxxDGT repeat protein, giving the protein MPLPLPRLPFRALILTLLVLPWSLSQTAHAADPYLVKDINTVLRNDASDPYDLCVIGSTTYFTAFSPATGRELWKSDGTEAGTVLVKDIAAGSMGANITALAAMNGILYFRADDGIHGTELWKSDGTEQGTLMLKDATPGAASSVIDRLTPVGSTLYFTISESGLLVTSPNGHVSTPLDQSLWKTDGTADGTVKVKDLNPYAHGYERFGDLTPAGNHLFFMHYTAAHGSELWKSDGTEQGTGMVKDIRPGTGGSVPSHLTVVGSTLYFSANDGSTGGELWKSDGTEQGTTLVKDFIPGATSSNPTALTAFGDHLYLRATDSTHGAELWKSDGTALGTTLVKDISDGSASSSPYAFAVINGSLYFSASDGNLGVELWRTDGTAAGTMLVKDINPGPGNSSPSGLFPVGSTFYFTANDGIHGTELWKTDGTAAGTTMVKDIREGLTPSTIYYFTASGNILHFAVSDGVHGLELWKSDGTAGGTTMVKDINGGSHSSDISHPISFNGVLYYQADDGIHGKELWRSDGTVGGTRMVKDIAPGPNHSFPYGFRIKDGKLYFMVTDSSGSSSGWWCSDGTEEGTQLVNSNIQNFYSAFVMGNSFYYLDYSFQTFAYSDLFRTDGTTESTVLVKDLDEVTSLGIQQVLGNSIYFMGGTAAEGIGLWKSDGTTAGTTLVKPFVLPSPVIFFIGQGGSTIMNNTLYLVADDGTHGSELWKSDGTSAGTTLVKDILSGSGNFRISFLTAGSNLIYFLVDGENIQKQLWRSDGTAQGTFSLFEIAPTPFPLNPPLRELIVVGDTVFFGNYSPETGAELWKSDGTIAGTGMVKDIKPGSEGSAIESQSVHNGLLYFSANDGIHGHELWRSDGTEAGTVMVSDVSPGSVGSSPIILAKAGNLLYFTASNGDQGRELWALPLAADYTPPSGGTFTLTPATSIDPGTTLTLTFADWVDADAASLPLTYSILVNGDVVSPSGPTASRNFASPVTPGVHTITGRIHDSANNLTDVISSFTVNTPLQTWRRTYFGSTSNTGTAADTADFDHDGIANLLEWATARNPTIASTLPVTTTLNSFTDKIEFTYIRSRAAFTSGTTYTVEWSDTLAPNSWSDLDVEEVSVIEVDDDTESVFSRIPAGNLGRRFVRLRVTAP
- a CDS encoding ELWxxDGT repeat protein → MTVVYLSRRLRLLAFATLTIALVFVSLGLHLQANPFLVKDINSSTSKSSSIPGSPLKVGSVTFFSAVTPEAGNELWKTDGTAAGTQMVADIYPGSNSSMFTGPMAAIGSTVFFVASHPVHGRELWKSDGTAAGTMMVKDINPGPGQSNPDKFIVMNNTLYFIATAFTNGNKGLWKTDGTEAGTEQVKHLYSINHLTVVGDTLFFAAAASTFNVELWKSDGTTQGTVEVKDLLPGNSSSFPSELTAMGGTLYFAVADGTHGLELWRSDGTNDGTVIVKDINPGTDGSNLRYFKAMGNAVYFSANSPATGEKLWKTDGTEEGTIPISGSTFGEGPYYINSLTTAGNTLYFVGTDATNGAELWKSDGTIAGTALVKDIRPGNTPTAESQISHIIPVGNSIYFSADDGVHGEELWKSNGTLAGTALVKDINPSFLRGLPESLVEMNGIVYFSAEDGIHGFELWRSDGSASGTFMLKDINLRTGNSSLVQPVKVGDLLYFSANNDTAGNELWKSDGTAAGTTMVKDIFPSFPSSVFTPLAAIGSTLYFSAIDSHSNGIELWKSDGTTNGTVLVKNINSSSADSLPSSGMVMGDTLYFSAFTGTQGHELWKSDGTSAGTIIVKDIFPGSGNSSHAKPLIVHNNKLYFTASTSATGTELWSTDGSDAGTAIVKDINPGMGGSNISHIVSFRNMLYFDASDGSSGRELWRSDGSEAGTTRVRDIQPGSDGFVSQITVAGNSIYFTAFRTSSGIELWKSNGTNAGTVLVKDIRIGADSSSINKITPAGNLIYFTADDGLAGVELWKSDGTEAGTKLVKDIAPGAATSSPTHLTAAGSVLYFSATTPENGTELWKSDGTETGTAIVQDIVPGINSSAPAGLTLIGHRLYFSAYTYEYDRELWALNIADTIPPAGGTVTFSVLSPMDPGTPIDSVTFQGWSDSASPLSYAVYIDDTLVSPQGSSTTRHSLPNPAAPGTRAVRARIFDALNNYHDVFYNFNINSPLQIWRRTYFGSTSNTGTAADTADFDNDGIANLLEWATARNPTIASTLPVTTHFNSVTGKIEFTYIRSRAAVTSGTTYTVEWSETLAPNSWSDLDVEEVSVVEVDDYTESVFSRIPAGNLGRRFVRLRVAAP